One Nilaparvata lugens isolate BPH unplaced genomic scaffold, ASM1435652v1 scaffold6275, whole genome shotgun sequence DNA window includes the following coding sequences:
- the LOC120356252 gene encoding uncharacterized protein LOC120356252 translates to MNNGYMTECFYRETLYMGGWGSCPSFLRSLYRRKGGTKPPSTESNMSIPSMEAIIDIPTGWCGWMVHTATPGWGARPAPRFQRPPQVRKKEPSSHHTTALRSTSTHTGGTRKIGQRCGCQGAWSRCAVRGSRRLST, encoded by the exons TTTTACCGGGAGACATTGTATATGGGAGGATGGGGAAGTTGCCCTTCCTTCCTGCGGTCATTGTACCGGAGGAAGGGGGGGACGAAGCCGCCTTCCACCGAGTCAAAC ATGTCAATACCAAGTATGGAAGCCATTATAGACATACCTACCGGGTGGTGTGGCTGGATGGTTCATACCGCCACACCTGGGTGGGGCGCTCGGCCTGCGCCCCGTTTTCAGCGCCCCCCCCAGGTGAGGAAGAAGGAGCCGTCCAGTCACCACACCACAGCCTTGAGGAGCACATCAACACA TACCGGAGGAACTAGAAAGATCGGGCAGCGTTGCGGGTGCCAAGGCGCCTGGAGCAGGTGTGCCGTGAGGGGGTCGAGGAGGCTATCAACTTGA